The region GGTGCGCCCTCTTCCTTTACCGTTTGCACATGATCTTCTACAATAATCACTTTATCATCAAAAAATGATTGACTAGAGGCTAATAGCCGACCCAAATATTGCCGATCGCGCAAACAATAACCACCCTCCAACAGCGCGAAGGTCTCAGCAGGCGAAGCGCCAAGATCGATCAGCTTAGAGGCTTGACGCACATGCTCCCCACTATACGCGCGCAAGTGGCGAAAAAATCCCGTATCCGTGGTAAAGCCCAAGAAGAGCCAATGTGCCTCTTCCTCACTCATGCCCAAGGTAAAAGCCTCGATCACCCGTTGCACCAAGAGCGTCGCCGAGGGACTCGTTGCATCGATAAGCCCCGATACCGCGCCCGCCTCTACGCTCGCATGGTGATCGATGCTCCTTGCTTCCACCCCAAAAGGCGCAAACCCGGTACGTTCAAACGTTGCACAATCAACAATAAAGACGGCGGCATCCGCCCACTCTTCGGTAATCTCGCGCATAAAAAGCCCCTCGTGCGCCTTCACTTCATTCTTATTAAAGGGACCCACGGAGGCAACCTCTGCCTGCTTACCCAATCGGCGCAAAAAGAGCATTAATGCCAATTGAGAACCAATACAATCTCCATCCGGAGCCACATGACCTAATACCAAAAAACGGTCATACTTTTCAATAAAAGCTACAATATTCAGGAGATCTTGATGATTATGCATTAATTATCCTTTTTTACCAACTCAGAGATAGCACTGGTGAGACCAGCAAGATTTTGAATTTCTGAAGGAATGATGATCTTCGTTGCCTGCCCATCTGCGACCTTCTCAAGGGCTTCAAACGCACGCAATTTGAGCGCCTCGGCAGTAGGATGAGACTCATTGATCATGCGCAGACCATCTGCCGTTGCTTGCTTGACTTTGAGAATTGCTTCAGCTTCGCCTTCCGCCTCTCGAATGGACGCCTCACGTTGCGCTTCGGCAGCCAAAATCACCGCAGCCTTATCCGCCTCTGCTTCGAGAATTTTCTTCTGCTTCTGCCCTTCCGCCGTTAAAATCGCACTCACTTTTTCGCCTTCGCTACGTAAGATAGCTTCTCGCTTTTCACGCTCGGCACGCATCTGCTTCTCCATCGCATCTTGAATGCCCTTAGGTGGCTTAATAT is a window of Entomospira culicis DNA encoding:
- a CDS encoding DHH family phosphoesterase, yielding MHNHQDLLNIVAFIEKYDRFLVLGHVAPDGDCIGSQLALMLFLRRLGKQAEVASVGPFNKNEVKAHEGLFMREITEEWADAAVFIVDCATFERTGFAPFGVEARSIDHHASVEAGAVSGLIDATSPSATLLVQRVIEAFTLGMSEEEAHWLFLGFTTDTGFFRHLRAYSGEHVRQASKLIDLGASPAETFALLEGGYCLRDRQYLGRLLASSQSFFDDKVIIVEDHVQTVKEEGAPSRDSDTLYRLLLSAEATEVVIVLRMDEEQTTVGLRSKDYVDVGTIAQSLGGGGHARASGCTVKSQEHPLADLKEYLLEQIQRQL